A stretch of DNA from Iodobacter fluviatilis:
GCCAGAGCAATGATCAAGCCCCACTAGCGCCATTATTTAGTAATCCTGAAGAGCAAGCACTGGTCGGCAACCAGCAGGGCCGTGCAGACAGGGGCGTAGTCAGCTTAGCCATTGATCTGCTTTCAGAAGTTGATGCACTCAGTAAGGCACACCCAGAAGGATTATTACTTTGCATCAGCGATGTAGCCCACGGCCGCCATCTGCCACTAGCCTTACCATCCACACCGCAGCCTATTCCACTCAATAGCGAAGCACTGGCTATTAAATGGCCCGGCCTGAAACAGCACCACAATACAAATAAACTATGCATCAGCGGCGTATTAGGCAATGAAGCCCTTCTTTTATTAAGCACGCTGGCACAAAACGATGCCGATGCTGAAATATTATTTGGCAGTAAAGAAACCAATCCCAGCTTAAATGCGCTGATCCGCCATAGCTATAACCCCGCTTGGCTATTACCCCATTTAAAAGACTTATGCAGTAATGGTGTTGATCTGGAAGAAAGAGCCAATTGGTGCCGCGCGCTTGATCAGGTATGGCAACGCTGCCGCCCCAATGATGCAAATATCTTTGAATTAGCCAATTTTGCCGTGCATATCGGCCAATACGCCGTAGCCCGTGCAGGTTTTTTAGATGTATTAGAGCATGCAGAGACACCCGGCCCCGCATTACATAATCTGGCACTGATTGAAATCACCACCGGAAATCAAGAACACGCCAGCACTTTAATCCATGCACTGACCAGCATTGATCCAAATCACCCCAAAACCCGTGCATTACAACAACGCTATCAAGAATGGCTAGAAACCCTAAAAGCTAAACAACATCTCATTGAAGCACTTGAAGATAAAGAAACGGGCCTGCGTTTAACGCCACTAGGGCCACAACACGCCAGAGAATTAGCATGGGCATGCCGAGATAAACATTTATCTATCCTTACCCGCTTACCTGATCTATCAGGCAGAGCATGGGCAGCACAATGGATAGCAGAAAATAATACAGATGAAAACGCCTGCGCACTCGCTATTACGCTGCCAGAAGCAGGATTAGTAGGCATCTTAATTTTAAAATTTGGCCAACATAAAAACCTGTGTATTAGCCTAGCCCCAGAATGGCAGGAAAAAGGAATAGGCAGCACCGTGCTAAAGCTGGTTAAAGAGAAAGGTTTTGAATCAGAAAGATGGTTAGGAAATAAAAGATCAGCAAACCTATTAAAGAAATAAACAAACCTGTAAAGGAGCACAGCTATGAAAAAAGACATCAAACAAGGCGATACATTACAAAATGAAACAACAAAAAAACCACAAAACAAAAATAATTAAGAAGATTTACAAAAACAAATAGCACGGAATAAACAAAATAAAGTGTTTTAAAGCAGAAAAACCCATACAGACAAAAGGTAGGATGTGTGCAAGAATAAGCAATTCGTAAGCATAGAGAAAATTATAGAAAGCATAAGTAAGGCAAAAGCGTAATCAACCTATATTTCAGGCAAAGGTAAAAGTGTGAATCCATCATCAGGACCTCTCAGAACTTGCTCGCCCCCAAAATCAACCACCTCCCCCAGCGGGGCAGATACCTGATGTGCAGCATACTTAACACCCCCAGGCACGCCATTAGCCTGTCTCAGCGCTAATACAGCAAGAGGCTTTTTTACCTCTTCCAGCACATGCTTGTATTTGGCCACTGTTTGCCGAGATAGCTTTGCCGCCTGGGCGATGGCTTCATGCAGCAGCGCTTTTCCCTGCTCCTGCAGCAGGCGGCAAGCAGCGCGAATCTGGCCTTCGGTTTTTTGTTTACGGGTAGAATGCGTTCGCTCTGCTGCTAATGCTTGCTTTTCAGCCAGCGGCAAGCTTTGATCAAGCGCCATGACCCCTCTGTGGCAGCGGCTGCTACCGCTGTATTTATCCCATGTCCACCTTGCTACTGATTTAACCGTGGCCCGCAGATCAGACACACTTAAATCAGCAGGAAACCCCAAGCTGCGGAAAGCGTTTTTATTGTGGGCAAAGGCTTCAAGCAAGCGGGTAAAGCTCAGAAAAGAGCCTTCAGCTTTTTGCCGGCTGACAATTGAATACGCGTAATAGCGGAGTTTTTCGAACAACATACAGTTGCGCGAATGAGAAACGGCATCCAGATTGGGGCTTTTAGCCCATGGCGATGCGCTGGCCAGCTCTACGCAATCTGCCAGCTCGGATAGCTCGTAGATATGAGGGTGCAGCTCTGAGGTGCGCCACCACTGATGCCCCGGTGTTTTGGCAACTGGGCCACTGTGATACTCCAAATCTGCCTTTAGCTCGCGTGCAAATGCCGAGTAAATCGCCTTCATATAATGAATAGGCTTAGAGCGGGCGCGCTCAGATGTACAGACGGGCACAATGGCGTAATACAAATGCGCGTGGCCATTCTGGCGGTTTTGAACGATCAGATTAGGCGCGGGCAGCCCTTTGTCTTGCCAGATCATTGCGTTATCGTGGTCAAGATCAAAAATCAGCCAGCTAACAAAATTAGCCCGGTTAATCTGCATATAGGGATATTTGATCGCGTAATCGCGGGGGCGAATCAGCGCGGCTGTTTTGTTATCACTGCAACGCGCTAAAAAAGCCGCCTCTTGCAGTAAACGATAGAGAGCCGTGCCCTCCTGCTGGAAGCGCGGCAATAGCTCGTTTTCAATAACAGAAGTCTTTAATTCACTTTTTAAAGGTTGAGACATACCCTGCCACCCGCTTAGCGGTTGCAAAAATCTTGCAAAATCGGGAGAGGGTACGTAGAATCAAGGATGTGTTTGTTCCTTGATGTAGGTTTTTCTCTCAAAGGTCGCCAAACCTTGAAAGACTCTACTGTTAAAAGACTCTACCGTACCAACAGCCCTACTGATTATCCAAAGCCGCCTCGCCAAAGGCGGCTTTTGTTTTTCTGGTTTTGTTTACT
This window harbors:
- a CDS encoding GNAT family N-acetyltransferase, with amino-acid sequence MSLPSHPAIHPLRQIKPAPAFEEYSSSPIPRLAPPQSNAADDVLSWPFEEAALWDAPLCEQAPALANDAGQAGYAAKLLFAYLLDIAGEMDNTTLLTVHLPGSHDGAFAWQLWCNLLERAGQLGLPPLVFRLYHALPHLAEQEDIADLITEGLWILAEGNPEPQTAKHAALIAHGHYSQRPARMAWCDYGEAYSAEVALDDEALKWRITPLDPPHKNVISVEIGQSNDQAPLAPLFSNPEEQALVGNQQGRADRGVVSLAIDLLSEVDALSKAHPEGLLLCISDVAHGRHLPLALPSTPQPIPLNSEALAIKWPGLKQHHNTNKLCISGVLGNEALLLLSTLAQNDADAEILFGSKETNPSLNALIRHSYNPAWLLPHLKDLCSNGVDLEERANWCRALDQVWQRCRPNDANIFELANFAVHIGQYAVARAGFLDVLEHAETPGPALHNLALIEITTGNQEHASTLIHALTSIDPNHPKTRALQQRYQEWLETLKAKQHLIEALEDKETGLRLTPLGPQHARELAWACRDKHLSILTRLPDLSGRAWAAQWIAENNTDENACALAITLPEAGLVGILILKFGQHKNLCISLAPEWQEKGIGSTVLKLVKEKGFESERWLGNKRSANLLKK
- a CDS encoding replication initiation protein, which codes for MSQPLKSELKTSVIENELLPRFQQEGTALYRLLQEAAFLARCSDNKTAALIRPRDYAIKYPYMQINRANFVSWLIFDLDHDNAMIWQDKGLPAPNLIVQNRQNGHAHLYYAIVPVCTSERARSKPIHYMKAIYSAFARELKADLEYHSGPVAKTPGHQWWRTSELHPHIYELSELADCVELASASPWAKSPNLDAVSHSRNCMLFEKLRYYAYSIVSRQKAEGSFLSFTRLLEAFAHNKNAFRSLGFPADLSVSDLRATVKSVARWTWDKYSGSSRCHRGVMALDQSLPLAEKQALAAERTHSTRKQKTEGQIRAACRLLQEQGKALLHEAIAQAAKLSRQTVAKYKHVLEEVKKPLAVLALRQANGVPGGVKYAAHQVSAPLGEVVDFGGEQVLRGPDDGFTLLPLPEI